In Bacillus weihaiensis, the genomic stretch CGAACGATATGGGAGATTTTCATTGAAAATCACCTGATCGTTCGGGTTTCTCATTAACTTCATTAACTGAACCACTTATGTCCCAACCGCTTTGTCTTATACGGCTTTCTTTTTTGCATAAATGATATATCGTTGCGGCGCATTCCCTACGTAGCTAAACGGATAACAGGTTGTTAATAAAAGCTCTTCTTCTTCATTTTGTAAAGTGATGATACTTAGGTCGTCTGCTTCCACAATCTTGGTATGCGTAATTTCATACTCAAATTCTCCATAGGGTAATATTACTTCTAGAGAATCGCCAATTTCTAGCTCTCCAGCTTTACGAAAGACAGTATCTCGATGTCCGGACAAGACAATTTGACCATTTTCCTCAGGGTAATAGCTCCCCTTGTAGTGTCCTACACCTTTTTCCAAATCATCTGGATCCGTTCCTTCTACTATAGGAAGATCCGCTTCCAAACGTGGAATTTGCAAGATCCCTATTGCTTCTCCGATTGGTGGTTTAAAGGTTCCATCTTCCTGCTTAAAGACTTCTTTACTCGGTGGTGATTCAACCATTGCTTTTGCTTTGTTTAAAGATTCAGAGGTTTGCATGTTGGTATCGACAATCTCCCACACTGCATACCCAACGATACACAATCCTATCACGATAAATAAATATGATAGCTTCTTCATCACCCTACCACGCTTTCTTAAAAATGTTAGTCATATTATATCATAGCTATCATAGGCAAATCGGAATTAAGAGAACAATTCCTTTGTCTCATTGTAATTTTTTTGTAAAGGTTAATGATTCAATTTATGTCATTCATTCTTAAAAGATAGAAAATTTCAGATTGTTTTCCCTGGAAGGGGAACACCATTACATAATATCCACAACCCCTCTCACTTCTCCTAACATCTTCTCTCTTGTTTCTTGATCCACTTGGGGGACTGAATAAAAAAATTTGTGAGTCATCACATTAAACCCGCAATAATTTAAAAAGCCTAAGTCTATTGTTGTTTCCATAGAGGATACTAATTGATTAGGTTTCATGAAATCTTCGGTTTGACTAGTTGTTTGGAAGATGACTACATTTTTCCCAGCTAAAAGCCCTTCCACTTTCCCTTTTGAAAATTGAAAGGCAAATCCATTTGTAAAAACACGATCAAGATACCCTTTTAACATCGCAGGCATTCCATTCCACCAGGTTGGGAAGATAAAAACAAGGTTTTCAGCCCAAGTGATTAATTTTTGCTCTTCATGAATGTCCTTCGGTACATTATTTTGATAAAATTGCAGATAATTATCTTCCTTTAAAATAGGGTCAAAGCCTTCTTTATAAAGATCCTTTATTTTTAATTCGTGATTCTTATTCTTTAAATGACTTTGCACTTCTTCACTTATTGCATAGTTAAAGCTATTTTCATTTGGGTGTGCAATGATAATAAGTGTTTTCATTCAATCCTCCGTTTATCCTTTTTCTACTAGTATGGATTTTCAGAGGAGAAATCAAACATGTAAAAAAGGTGTGGTACTTGCTTCCGGTAAATAGAAGGACCAGGTTTATCTAACACACATGTTTTTACAAACTGACAAGGAGAGAAACAATTTACTTTCGATAGAACGATGGATATATTTCTAGCAACGAAATATAGGAAAAAGAGTTACTTTAATCCTTTTTGCAGTTTAATAGATGAAGATTCTGATAGAAACTGTATAATAGGAAGTAGATTAAATCAGAAAGGGTTTGGTGTTTTTGACTGATTTAACAAAAACGTTTGCGAACCTATTACTTCATGGTGATACAACAAACGCATATAAACTAGTGGAAAATTTAATTTTCGAAGGATACACCTCCCTCTACGTGTATGAAAATATTGTTAGAGATGCTTTATACTATATCGGTTACCTATGGGAAATCGATGAGATTAGCGTGGCTGATGAGCATCTAGCGACCGGTACTGCAGATTTCGTACTCACTAAATTAGATGCCAATCTTGGTCAGATGCTAACGCATGAGCAACATGAAAGGAAATCCAAACAAGTCATGTTATTCTGTATAGAAGGAGAAGAGCATTATATTGGGATAAAGATGGCAGCAAATGTGTTTAAAGAGCATAACTGGAATGTAAAATACTTGGGACCTAACTTACCGCTTGAGCATGCCATTCATTTTGCAAATAAAATGAAGCCCAATGTCATTTGTTTTTCTGTCACGGTTAGTCATCATCTAAAACAAATTCCAACTTATATTAAAGCTTTAGAACAGCTTGACTATAAGCCACAACTAATGATTGGTAGTCGATTAATAGATAAATATCAATTTTCTCATTTCGTCTCTAAGGACACCATCATTATATCTGATCTAGAGGAGCTTTCCCATTGGATTAAAGAGAGAGCGAAACAGCGAGATCGTGCAAAAACTTTTAACTAAAAAGGTGTGTTGAACACAATGATCGCACTTGAAAATGTACCAGTTCCTGCTTTTATTTTAAATGAAGATTTCCAAATTTTGACTTCATCTGATATGGCAAAAAAGCTTTTTTCATCTCATAGCAACTTTTTGCAGTTGGTTGATATAGACAGTCAGAACAAGGTGTCTTTTTTCCTCACGTCAAATGACAAGGATAAATTTGAAGCAAATATGATTACCGCTTCAAATGAGCTAGAATTATTTGAAATCTATTTAAGAAAAAACGTAACGAATGATCTTTATGTTGTCTGTATACCACTTAAAGAAAACTTAAAAAAAGTCAGTCACCAGGTTCATATGCTCAGAGAACAACTAATGGTAACTGACAAAGATAAGTTAG encodes the following:
- a CDS encoding class D sortase, giving the protein MKKLSYLFIVIGLCIVGYAVWEIVDTNMQTSESLNKAKAMVESPPSKEVFKQEDGTFKPPIGEAIGILQIPRLEADLPIVEGTDPDDLEKGVGHYKGSYYPEENGQIVLSGHRDTVFRKAGELEIGDSLEVILPYGEFEYEITHTKIVEADDLSIITLQNEEEELLLTTCYPFSYVGNAPQRYIIYAKKKAV
- a CDS encoding NAD(P)H-dependent oxidoreductase, with protein sequence MKTLIIIAHPNENSFNYAISEEVQSHLKNKNHELKIKDLYKEGFDPILKEDNYLQFYQNNVPKDIHEEQKLITWAENLVFIFPTWWNGMPAMLKGYLDRVFTNGFAFQFSKGKVEGLLAGKNVVIFQTTSQTEDFMKPNQLVSSMETTIDLGFLNYCGFNVMTHKFFYSVPQVDQETREKMLGEVRGVVDIM
- a CDS encoding cobalamin B12-binding domain-containing protein — protein: MTDLTKTFANLLLHGDTTNAYKLVENLIFEGYTSLYVYENIVRDALYYIGYLWEIDEISVADEHLATGTADFVLTKLDANLGQMLTHEQHERKSKQVMLFCIEGEEHYIGIKMAANVFKEHNWNVKYLGPNLPLEHAIHFANKMKPNVICFSVTVSHHLKQIPTYIKALEQLDYKPQLMIGSRLIDKYQFSHFVSKDTIIISDLEELSHWIKERAKQRDRAKTFN